GTATCAACGCAAGCAGGGATTTGAGCCTGGCGGCGATTTGCGATATTCTTCCCGAGAGAATGGAGGAAAAAGGAAAGCTCTACGGAGTGGAGGAGAAAAACTGGTTCGAGAGCTACACAGAAATGATGGATTCCGGTCTGGTGGATGCAATTACAGTAGCCACACCAAATGATATTCATTATGAAGTGACAATGGCCGCAATCAAACGTGGAATTCCGTTTGCGGTGGAAAAACCGGTTTGTAACTCAGAGGTTGAGGTTCAAAGGCTGCTTGATTTGGCAGAAGAAAAAAAGATTCCACATATGGTGAACTTTTCTTATCGCTTTAAAAGTGCAGCACGCTATGCAAGAGAAATCGTTCAGAGTGGCCAGTTAGGAACTATCTACCATATAAATGGAGAATATCTGCAGTCATGGGGACTAAACGGTGCATCAAAAGATGGAGAGATGACACCTCTTGTATGGAGGTTTATAAAAGAACATACGGGTTCAGGAGCTTTAGGGGATTTGGGATGTCATCTGATGGATCTGGTACGCTTTATCACCGGAAAAGAATTCGTATATTTTCATGCGGATGCAGATACCTTTATTAAACAGCGTCCGAAAATTGATGAAAGTGGTATGGGGGATGTTACGGTAGATGATTATATCACCATCGCAGGGCAGCTGGAAGATAAAATAGCCACCGCTTTGAACATTACACGTTTTGCCTATGGGCGTGGAAATTATCAGAGAGTGGAAGTATACGGTGAAAAAGGAGCACTTCGTTACAACCTGGAAGATGAGACGGGGGATACTCTTGAAATTAATATAGGAAATCGCCCGATGCGTGATGGCCATTGCTTTAGGACTGTACCGATACCGGAGAGATGCTTCAGTGATCAGTTACAGAGCTTTGCAGATATCATTAACGGAACAGGGGATGGCCTTGCGGCAACCTTAGCAGACGGAGTTGTGAATGCACGGCTGGTTGATAAGACACTGGAAGCAGTTGAAACAGGTTCCAAGATTGTTATTTAAAATAAATGCAGGAGGAGGTTGTATATGCGGCATAATTTAGCAATGATTGGTTTCGGCGGTATGGGTCACTGGCATTATGATCTGATTAAAACTATTGATGACCTGTCAGTTACAGGTGTCTACGACATTGATAAAAAACAGCAGGAAGATGCCAAAAATAAAGGACTCGTGGCTTATCAAAGCATGGAAGAGCTTCTGGCAGATGAATGTGTTGACATTGTAGTCGTAGCAACTCCGAACGATCTACACAAACCGTTCAGCATTCGGGCACTGGAAGCAGGTAAAAATGTTGTATGTGAGAAGCCGGCAGCTATGTCAGGCGAGGAAGTAAGAGATATGATGGAGGCTGCCAAAAGGACCGGAAGGTTTTTGACTATTCATCAAAATCGTCGTTGGGATCAGGACTACCTGATGGTGCGGGATTTGATTCAGACGGATAAACTTGGGGATATCTTCCGTATTGAATCGCGTGTGCATGGTTCTATAGGTATTCCTGCGGATCAGTGGCGCCAGTTCAAGGAGCACGGTGGAGGAATGGTACTCGACTGGGGTGTCCATCTGTTTGATCAGGTGGTGCAGATGTTTCCTGACCAGAAAATCAAGAAGGTTTACGCAACGCTCACTCATGTGACCAATCTTATGGTAGACGACGGTTTCACTGTGGAACTTACCATGGAGTCAGGAGTTAAAGTTCTGGTTGAGGCAGGTACCAGCAATTTCATACCCTTGCCACGTTGGTATGTATGTGGTTCCAATGGTACAGCGAAAATCGATAAATTTGCAGTTCCCGGGACAATTGTGCGTGCGCGCGGAAATGGAAAGAAGGATGTAATACCGGTACTTACGGCAGCGGGGCCGACAAAGACCATGGCTCCCCGCAAAGAGGAAAATATCATAAAAGAAGATTTACCGCTTGCAGACAGCGATGTCAGGGACTTTTACCGGAATGTCATGAAGGTTATTGAAGGCAAGGAGAAAAGCCTGATTAAGATGGAAGAAGTATTGCGGATTATGACCCTGATGGAAGCCGTTTTTGAATCAGGAAATACCGGTAAAGCCGTATGCTTCGAAGATTCCTATGATAGGTAAAATCAAACAGGATTTCTATAAAACAAAAGCAATGATACTATTATTTCAATAAGGAGAAATTTATAATGGATAGAAAAATCAATGTAACAATCTACAATGAAAATTTTCATGAGACAACAAAACCGGCCCTTAAAAGCATCTATCCGGAAAGT
The window above is part of the Novisyntrophococcus fermenticellae genome. Proteins encoded here:
- a CDS encoding Gfo/Idh/MocA family protein codes for the protein MAAKVIRVGVVGCGGIANVHMKGINASRDLSLAAICDILPERMEEKGKLYGVEEKNWFESYTEMMDSGLVDAITVATPNDIHYEVTMAAIKRGIPFAVEKPVCNSEVEVQRLLDLAEEKKIPHMVNFSYRFKSAARYAREIVQSGQLGTIYHINGEYLQSWGLNGASKDGEMTPLVWRFIKEHTGSGALGDLGCHLMDLVRFITGKEFVYFHADADTFIKQRPKIDESGMGDVTVDDYITIAGQLEDKIATALNITRFAYGRGNYQRVEVYGEKGALRYNLEDETGDTLEINIGNRPMRDGHCFRTVPIPERCFSDQLQSFADIINGTGDGLAATLADGVVNARLVDKTLEAVETGSKIVI
- a CDS encoding Gfo/Idh/MocA family protein, which gives rise to MRHNLAMIGFGGMGHWHYDLIKTIDDLSVTGVYDIDKKQQEDAKNKGLVAYQSMEELLADECVDIVVVATPNDLHKPFSIRALEAGKNVVCEKPAAMSGEEVRDMMEAAKRTGRFLTIHQNRRWDQDYLMVRDLIQTDKLGDIFRIESRVHGSIGIPADQWRQFKEHGGGMVLDWGVHLFDQVVQMFPDQKIKKVYATLTHVTNLMVDDGFTVELTMESGVKVLVEAGTSNFIPLPRWYVCGSNGTAKIDKFAVPGTIVRARGNGKKDVIPVLTAAGPTKTMAPRKEENIIKEDLPLADSDVRDFYRNVMKVIEGKEKSLIKMEEVLRIMTLMEAVFESGNTGKAVCFEDSYDR